A part of Vicia villosa cultivar HV-30 ecotype Madison, WI unplaced genomic scaffold, Vvil1.0 ctg.000278F_1_1, whole genome shotgun sequence genomic DNA contains:
- the LOC131626241 gene encoding uncharacterized protein LOC131626241, whose protein sequence is MEVEQETRIVPVGPDVFSGIAWELTMAADPVDAGRKPKNWHQSLDQVLWACRTSPKEAIGTTPFRLTYGHDVVLSVEIHVQSERIQRQHEIPTEDYWNMMTDELVDLDEERMLALNSLRRQKDRVAKAYNKKVKEKVFAVDDLVWNVILPMDRNDKVLGKWSPNWEGPFKVIQVFTNNAYELEELAPNR, encoded by the exons ATGGAAGTCGAACAGGAGACTAGGATTGTCCCCGTTGGCCCTGATgtattttcaggcatagcctgggaactaACTATGGCCGCAGATCCTGTCGACGCTG GAAGGAAGCCAAAAAATTGGCACCAATCACTAGACCAAGTCCTATGGGCATGCAGAACATCTCCCAAAGAAGCGATAGGGACCACGCCATTTCGACTTACGTACGGACATGACGTTGTGTTGTCGGTGGAGATACACGTTCAGTCagaaagaatacaaagacaacATGAAATACCAACCGAAGATTATTGGAATATGATGACAGATGAACTTGTTGATTTGGACGAAGAAAGAATGTTGGCTCTCAACTCGCTAAGGAGACAGAAAGATAGGGTGGCCAAGGCTTATAATAAGAAGGTAAAAGAGAAGGTGTTCGCTGTAGATGATTTAGTTTGGAATGTGATATTACCTATGGATAGAAATGATAAAGTACTGGGAAAATGGTCACCTAATTGGGAAGGACCATTCAAGGTGATACAGGTCTTTACAAATAATGCTTATGAACTGGAAGAGTTAGCCCCAAATCGATGA